The genomic window ttaaaaacaagtgatcTGAGGGTAAACCAGCTCTGCAGGTGTTGCTTCATAGGTGCACAACTTCAACATGTCCTGCTGACAAGTGTTTATCCAACGTGAATGTTGACAGTGAGGGTTGGATTTTTATCTGTGATTGTAAACGGATATCCTTGGCTTCAATCCTTTTATTTCTAGCATACTTCCCCTCCAAAGAAGGTTGTTAATTTTACACATTAACCATTAGGACACATTACTTCAGGGGGACAGTTGTAGTCTTTTTCCACACTCGTGATTAAcatcatttcctctctttgcCTTAGTTTATGATGGCAGGATGGGGAACAGGATACAGCTTTCGCTGCGACCTGGTCGACTACTCTAATTCGCCACAAGGTGTGAGGGTAAGTCACTCATTTACAGGTCAAGATGTTTTGCTGTATCTGATTTgagaatctgtttttttttctctgaaccTGTActaaaatttatttattttttcccctcTAGATGGCAGCAACATGCTGGCTCTACTACTTCTCCAAGTTCATTGAGATGTTGGACACAGTAAGTGATGAACTGAATACATATTATCTTCtagttctttttctctctttgcctcccatgctgttgtttttgacactctacctgtcctctcttcagATCTTCTTTGTCCTGAGGAAAAAGAACAGCCAGGTGACATTTCTTCATGTCTACCATCACTCCATCATGCCCTTCACTGTGGTTGGAGTTCGCTTTTCAGCAGGTAAATctcttccttgttttttttttgtttttttttaattctccattaTGTCAGTGAATTCCTGACACTTTAACACTAAATGATACCCTCACTTCTAGTGGTCTGTGAACCTTCCACGCCATGCTGAACTGTGTTGTCCATGTCATCATGTATCTCATACTACGCCTGACTGCCATGGGCCCCAGCTACCAGAAGTACTTGTGGTGAAGAAGTACCAGTCACTTCCATCCAGCTGGTATGTTATTTAATGTTGTCATAAGCTTCTTATGTTCTTAAATTGACGTGATGAATCCCTGTGTTAACCCCTTTAATTCTTTGTTGCTCTCCAGATCCAGTTCGTCATGGTGACCAGCCACATCTCCCAGTATTTCTTCATGAAGGACTGCCCCTACCAGTTCCCGATCTTTATCTACATCATTGGGCTGTACGCCTGATTTTCCTGTTCCTCTTCTTAACTTCTGGTACCACGCCTACACCAAGGGCAAGAGGCTGCCTAAAGTTCTGCAGGCTCAGACATGGGCGCACCACTCAACACGGAGTATGAACGGAAATGCAAGTCATGAAAAAGAAGAGTGACCGCCAGGAGCAGGCTCATCAGGGGGTTTCGGGGTTGACCTCATTTACGTAAGAAAACCACAGCAGAGTCTGAAATTCAACCCCAATTTGTTTTGGGCTGTAATTTTTGATTGCATTTCTACTTACTTTTGcaaaagacaatctttaaaTTACAACCAAAGCTATATTTAAGAGGTTTACTGACCCAAGCTGAAGggttttttaatctttgtttaCACTGAAGTTAAAGCCTGTCCTTGTTTGGCTGTGGAAGTTTCCAACTATTCCTCATTGTACAGTCCGTTAATTACGTTTTCAAATGGACTCCATTCTCTCACTGATTTAATTTGCTTCACTTGTAGTACCCTTAGGCCGTACAGTTATACTGAGCCTCTTCAGATTTCTTCTGAcacataattttttttactttgtgacTTGATGTTCCCTTTCAAAAGACTTTAGGAAATCCAGTTcagcttatttttttaaagtatgcacagaaaagtgaataaatgtatttaatgtgaCCTAAAATTGATGGTGTTGAAAATACACATGCCCTGTTCAGGTCATTGTTTCAATGATTATACACATGCACAGCACGGTGTTAGTTTTGATCACGCATGCATGACCAGTTCTCTAATGGCTTGAGTCACATCCACTGCTGATGGTACATAGATTGGTGTAAAGAACTATCTTCATACTTACAAAGTCAACATAATTGTCCTATGAAGGCGCTGGTGTGGACTGTGAGTCTAGAGAGGAAGGCTGATTGACCACTGTGGGTCTTGTAGGATCCAGAACAGAGCAAGAGTAGAACTACTTCCTACTGAGTGCAAACCACACTG from Notolabrus celidotus isolate fNotCel1 chromosome 9, fNotCel1.pri, whole genome shotgun sequence includes these protein-coding regions:
- the elovl7a gene encoding LOW QUALITY PROTEIN: elongation of very long chain fatty acids protein 7a (The sequence of the model RefSeq protein was modified relative to this genomic sequence to represent the inferred CDS: inserted 2 bases in 1 codon; deleted 1 base in 1 codon; substituted 2 bases at 2 genomic stop codons), giving the protein MEFFNIKSSAALIYDEFIQNADSRTGTWFLMSSPLPQTIIILAYIYFVTSLGPRIMENRKAFDLKGILIVYNFGVVALSLYMCYEFMMAGWGTGYSFRCDLVDYSNSPQGVRMAATCWLYYFSKFIEMLDTIFFVLRKKNSQVTFLHVYHHSIMPFTVVGVRFSAGGLXTFHAMLNCVVHVIMYLILRLTAMGPSYQKYLWXRSTVTSIQLIQFVMVTSHISQYFFMKDCPYQFPIFIYIIGLYAXDFPVPLLNFWYHAYTKGKRLPKVLQAQTWAHHSTRSMNGNASHEKEE